Proteins encoded by one window of Paraburkholderia terrae:
- a CDS encoding O-antigen ligase family protein — translation MAYISVLALFLTVTNLIPLSAVGFLPIIFCAWRFFGRSYPSFIAPLTALTLFALVSTLLYDPHSLTEFDFYRRDGNFFIAYAPIFAGCLYAHRWDMNKLLRAFFVFAVVINIPPYALYLAQNGLLSIFKHPDDSFGSFFIARNAAGGFLAMLFCLGVACYLQRRSKIMLALIALNGLMLFSTYSRGSLLGALAVLPYLYFGRKRVLLASLISCLVVASLAMAMYHTRSTVDYMGYTFSIQNQDAKTANLDIRYEWLWPRALAYFRQSPIVGMGFGSFDDQIRNVASYFGVLGVPSDIIVEHSDSHAHNSYLNFLAELGVVGLALMLGFYWKLVKWSQDGAARSALVERGRNFAAFRFVEISSVCLLVMAATEHRLVSPSNVLILSLVISLLLASRPVRVANPEYGRARVLDPQPPYRQRGQAYPTATGRSIPGS, via the coding sequence ATGGCTTACATATCGGTATTGGCGCTATTCCTGACTGTTACCAATCTGATTCCGCTTAGCGCAGTGGGATTTTTGCCGATCATCTTCTGCGCCTGGCGCTTTTTCGGCAGAAGCTACCCCTCTTTTATTGCGCCGCTGACGGCACTGACGTTATTCGCGCTCGTATCGACACTGCTCTACGACCCTCACTCTCTGACCGAATTCGATTTTTATCGGCGCGACGGCAATTTCTTCATCGCCTACGCGCCCATTTTTGCCGGTTGTCTGTACGCACATCGCTGGGACATGAACAAGCTGCTTCGCGCGTTCTTCGTGTTCGCGGTTGTCATCAACATCCCTCCTTATGCGCTCTATCTCGCACAGAATGGATTGCTGAGCATCTTCAAGCATCCCGACGACAGTTTCGGCAGCTTCTTCATTGCCCGCAATGCGGCAGGCGGCTTTCTCGCGATGCTGTTCTGCCTTGGCGTGGCCTGCTATCTCCAGCGGCGCAGCAAGATCATGCTCGCGCTGATCGCGCTCAACGGACTGATGCTCTTCTCGACCTATAGCCGCGGTTCGCTGCTGGGCGCCCTTGCTGTGCTCCCGTATCTGTACTTCGGACGCAAACGGGTGCTTCTCGCGTCGCTGATCTCGTGCCTCGTCGTGGCGTCCCTTGCGATGGCGATGTATCACACGCGCTCCACGGTCGACTACATGGGTTACACCTTCAGCATCCAGAACCAGGACGCCAAGACCGCGAATCTGGACATTCGCTATGAATGGCTCTGGCCACGAGCGCTCGCCTATTTCCGCCAAAGCCCGATCGTGGGCATGGGATTCGGTTCATTCGACGACCAGATACGCAACGTCGCGTCGTATTTCGGCGTGCTAGGCGTGCCTTCCGACATCATCGTCGAACATAGTGACTCGCACGCGCATAACTCCTATCTGAACTTTCTTGCCGAGCTCGGCGTGGTGGGCCTCGCGCTGATGCTGGGTTTCTACTGGAAGCTCGTCAAATGGAGCCAGGATGGCGCCGCGCGCAGCGCATTGGTCGAGCGTGGGCGGAACTTTGCGGCATTCCGCTTCGTCGAGATTTCATCCGTATGTCTGCTCGTCATGGCCGCGACCGAACATCGGCTGGTCTCGCCATCAAATGTTCTGATTCTTTCCCTCGTGATTTCGCTGCTGCTCGCGTCGCGACCTGTGCGCGTGGCGAATCCTGAATATGGACGGGCCCGCGTTCTGGACCCGCAGCCTCCGTATCGACAACGCGGGCAAGCTTATCCAACGGCAACCGGACGCAGCATTCCGGGCTCGTGA
- a CDS encoding mannose-1-phosphate guanylyltransferase/mannose-6-phosphate isomerase translates to MGCRRLVQVILAGGSGTRLWPVSREQYPKQLIDVVGDQSLLQATMKRMDGFTKTWDVAAEPVIVCGAEHFYATSEQARECGVKPCVVVEPARRDTAPALTLAALAACADGDDPILVAMPADHAISDVPALHRAIELAALHAEEGEIATLGVPPTSADTGFGYIRLGAQLADGAHRIDRFVEKPAAELAAQYVASGGYWWNSGMFVVRASVWLAALKVFQPDMHAACTQAHANARRDGGQIVPGADAFERCPSDSIDYAVMEQLGKPKSPFTAVVVPLEAGWSDLGSWDAVWQAMDKDEFGNVANGRVLMEGATSTYARSQGGRLVACVGTSDLVVVETDDAVLVADRSHVQDVKGLVSRIRQTNSPEADNHRKVRRPWGFYDSIDHGERFQVKRIVVSPGGRLSLQMHHHRAEHWIVVCGTALVTRDDEQFLLTENQSTYIPIGVQHRLENPGHVSLQIIEVQSGAYLGEDDIVRFDDKYGRCN, encoded by the coding sequence ATCGGTTGTCGACGGCTCGTGCAGGTCATTCTCGCAGGCGGGTCGGGCACGCGGCTCTGGCCCGTATCGCGTGAGCAATATCCGAAACAGCTGATCGATGTGGTCGGCGATCAATCGCTGCTACAGGCCACCATGAAGCGCATGGACGGCTTCACGAAAACGTGGGACGTCGCAGCGGAACCTGTGATCGTCTGCGGCGCTGAGCATTTCTATGCGACGTCCGAGCAGGCGCGAGAGTGTGGCGTGAAGCCATGCGTCGTCGTCGAACCGGCGCGGCGCGATACGGCGCCCGCATTGACGCTGGCGGCGCTGGCTGCCTGTGCCGACGGCGACGACCCCATTCTCGTCGCGATGCCCGCGGACCACGCGATTTCGGATGTGCCCGCATTGCATCGGGCCATCGAACTTGCGGCGCTCCACGCAGAGGAGGGCGAGATCGCCACGCTGGGCGTCCCGCCGACGAGCGCCGACACTGGCTTCGGCTATATCCGTCTCGGCGCGCAACTGGCGGATGGCGCGCATCGTATCGACCGCTTCGTCGAAAAGCCTGCTGCCGAACTGGCCGCGCAATACGTCGCATCGGGCGGCTATTGGTGGAACAGCGGCATGTTCGTGGTGCGCGCTTCAGTATGGCTCGCCGCGCTGAAAGTATTCCAGCCGGACATGCACGCGGCGTGCACGCAGGCCCACGCGAACGCCAGACGGGACGGCGGGCAGATCGTTCCGGGCGCCGATGCATTCGAGCGCTGTCCGTCCGATTCGATCGACTATGCGGTGATGGAGCAACTCGGCAAGCCCAAGTCGCCCTTCACGGCTGTCGTGGTGCCGCTCGAAGCCGGCTGGTCCGATCTCGGTTCATGGGATGCCGTGTGGCAGGCAATGGACAAGGATGAGTTCGGCAATGTGGCGAACGGCCGTGTGCTGATGGAAGGCGCAACGAGTACTTATGCGCGCTCGCAGGGCGGCAGGCTCGTTGCGTGCGTGGGCACGAGCGATCTCGTCGTCGTCGAAACGGACGATGCCGTGCTCGTCGCGGATCGATCGCATGTGCAGGACGTCAAGGGGTTGGTGTCGCGTATCCGGCAGACGAACTCGCCGGAAGCGGACAACCATCGAAAAGTGCGGCGCCCATGGGGCTTTTACGACTCCATCGATCACGGCGAGCGCTTTCAGGTCAAGCGCATCGTGGTGAGCCCGGGCGGGCGGCTGTCGTTGCAGATGCATCACCATCGCGCGGAACACTGGATCGTCGTATGCGGCACCGCGCTCGTTACGCGCGACGACGAGCAGTTCCTGCTGACCGAGAACCAGTCGACCTATATTCCGATCGGCGTGCAGCATCGTCTCGAGAACCCCGGCCATGTGTCGCTGCAGATCATCGAGGTGCAGTCCGGCGCGTATCTCGGCGAGGATGACATCGTGCGGTTCGATGACAAGTACGGCCGCTGCAATTGA
- a CDS encoding undecaprenyl-phosphate glucose phosphotransferase yields MRALTGLLARLFDVALIVTGALVASKIRFDDVSQRGFYLAFVAFAAAFSLAIFPTLGVYESWRGRSKRVLTGQVASGWLIVQGCAMALMFSLHRIDVVSRLWFVYWTAISGSALIASRLVLHSVIGRARHAGMDLQPVAIAACGDHYNDIIHKMDDAPASGFRPWAIYNLRPDSKPASRVPTFSEHKAFARYVREQNIGEVWLALPLTEERTILKLVDEFRNDLINIRFMPDVRALALFEGSVTSVLDQPTINLAASPLPPNAMVKKDLFDRLFALCALLAISPILLGCAIAVKLSSRGPVFFKQQRKGADGRVFTIYKFRTMRLHQQKKGVLEQAKRDDPRITRVGAFLRRTSLDELPQFFNVLCGDMSVVGPRPHALEHDDQYQYVVSGYIHRYRIKPGITGWAQINGFRGETDRIEKMEGRVEHDLYYLRNWSFALDLRIILATIFKGIAHQNAY; encoded by the coding sequence ATGCGTGCATTGACAGGTCTGCTGGCGCGGCTATTCGACGTCGCGCTGATCGTGACGGGTGCGCTCGTGGCGTCGAAAATCCGCTTCGACGACGTTTCGCAGCGCGGGTTCTATCTCGCGTTCGTCGCATTTGCTGCGGCGTTCTCGCTCGCTATATTTCCCACGCTCGGCGTATATGAATCGTGGCGTGGGCGTTCGAAACGGGTATTGACGGGACAGGTGGCATCAGGCTGGCTGATCGTGCAGGGATGCGCAATGGCCTTGATGTTCTCGCTGCACCGGATCGATGTTGTGTCGCGCCTGTGGTTCGTTTACTGGACGGCCATCTCGGGCAGCGCGCTCATTGCGAGCCGTCTCGTACTGCATAGCGTGATTGGACGCGCTCGTCATGCCGGAATGGATTTGCAGCCGGTTGCAATTGCTGCGTGTGGAGACCACTACAACGACATCATTCACAAGATGGATGATGCACCCGCATCCGGTTTCCGGCCGTGGGCGATCTACAATCTGCGGCCGGATTCCAAACCGGCCTCGCGCGTGCCGACGTTCTCCGAGCACAAGGCATTTGCCCGATACGTGCGCGAGCAGAACATCGGCGAAGTATGGCTAGCGTTGCCATTGACGGAAGAGCGCACGATCCTGAAGCTCGTCGACGAGTTTCGCAATGACCTGATCAACATACGCTTCATGCCGGATGTGCGTGCGCTCGCGCTATTCGAAGGAAGCGTGACGAGTGTGCTGGATCAGCCGACGATCAATCTCGCGGCGTCGCCGCTGCCGCCGAACGCGATGGTCAAGAAGGATCTGTTCGACCGCCTTTTCGCGCTTTGCGCGTTGCTCGCCATTTCGCCGATTCTTCTCGGCTGCGCGATCGCCGTGAAGCTGAGTTCGCGGGGGCCTGTGTTCTTCAAGCAGCAGCGCAAGGGCGCGGATGGCCGCGTGTTCACGATCTACAAGTTCCGCACGATGCGCCTGCATCAGCAAAAGAAGGGCGTGCTCGAGCAGGCGAAACGCGATGATCCGCGTATCACGCGCGTCGGTGCCTTTTTGCGGCGGACGAGTCTCGACGAATTGCCGCAATTCTTCAATGTACTGTGCGGCGATATGTCGGTGGTCGGGCCACGTCCGCACGCGCTGGAGCACGACGACCAGTATCAGTACGTGGTGTCGGGCTATATCCATCGCTACCGGATTAAACCGGGCATTACGGGCTGGGCGCAGATCAACGGATTCCGGGGCGAGACCGACCGCATCGAAAAGATGGAAGGGCGTGTCGAGCACGATCTGTACTACCTGCGCAATTGGTCTTTCGCTTTGGACCTGCGGATCATCCTCGCGACCATCTTCAAAGGCATTGCTCATCAGAACGCGTATTGA
- a CDS encoding CHASE2 domain-containing protein: protein MKLMRAGQGRPVALAVLLGLSLLNLYSESPGVIPRPALFDKLDDMVPDTFGTARQLLFDHYQRRFPRIPASQPVTIVAIDDRTLAAVGQWPWPRNRLASLVDAIAAQKPLAIGLDIYMPEADQTSPDKVADNLPDSAAALAAGLRALPRHETTLANSLRAAPSVLGAAAVDHAAFDTSTDLRSAPILVHGVDPLNRVKRYTYVLASLPELQAAAHGQAMLNVALEQGTVRRIPLILGLGDKLVPCMPIEILRVVTGSAAVDVYADTAGMQSVGVADVQVPTQPDGDIWLHFASIRSTQHRYVSARDVLQGQVDPERFHNKLVLVGLTGTGNTDMRTTALGELVPGIEIQAQIIETIFDGRFLRRPVWLKWAETIFVLAFGILIIWYLPHTDSRLAAFVRAVPKASAVLGLLLNLLLLASCLLLFKYSGLLVDAASIFIILSAVMGCFFSTALLDLGVQTRREAKRRRTGASRSADQLPR, encoded by the coding sequence ATGAAGCTGATGAGGGCGGGACAAGGACGCCCCGTCGCGCTCGCGGTGCTGCTCGGCCTGAGTCTGCTGAATCTGTACAGTGAATCGCCCGGCGTGATTCCGCGACCGGCGCTCTTCGACAAGCTCGACGACATGGTGCCCGATACGTTCGGCACGGCGCGGCAACTGCTATTCGATCACTACCAGCGCCGCTTCCCACGCATCCCAGCCTCGCAACCCGTGACCATCGTCGCGATCGACGACCGGACGCTGGCGGCCGTCGGTCAATGGCCGTGGCCGCGCAACCGGCTGGCGAGCCTCGTCGATGCGATCGCGGCGCAAAAGCCGCTCGCGATCGGCCTCGACATCTACATGCCCGAGGCCGATCAGACCTCGCCCGACAAGGTCGCCGACAACCTGCCCGATTCGGCCGCCGCGCTCGCGGCCGGCTTGCGCGCGCTGCCTCGCCACGAGACCACGCTCGCGAACTCGCTGCGCGCCGCGCCTTCGGTTCTCGGTGCCGCCGCCGTCGATCACGCCGCGTTCGACACCAGCACCGACCTGCGCAGCGCGCCGATTCTCGTGCATGGCGTCGACCCGCTGAACCGGGTGAAGCGGTACACCTACGTGCTCGCGAGCCTGCCGGAATTGCAGGCGGCGGCGCACGGACAGGCGATGCTGAATGTCGCGCTCGAACAGGGCACCGTCCGGCGCATTCCTCTCATCCTCGGGTTGGGCGACAAGCTCGTGCCGTGCATGCCCATCGAAATACTGCGCGTCGTCACGGGCTCGGCGGCCGTCGATGTGTATGCGGACACGGCGGGCATGCAGTCAGTCGGCGTCGCCGATGTGCAGGTTCCAACGCAACCCGACGGCGACATCTGGCTGCATTTCGCGTCGATACGCTCGACACAGCATCGCTACGTTTCCGCACGCGACGTCCTGCAAGGCCAGGTCGATCCCGAACGCTTTCATAACAAGCTGGTGCTGGTCGGGCTGACGGGAACGGGCAACACCGACATGCGCACGACCGCGCTAGGCGAACTGGTGCCGGGCATCGAGATTCAGGCTCAGATCATCGAGACGATTTTCGACGGGCGTTTCCTGCGCCGCCCTGTCTGGCTCAAGTGGGCCGAGACGATCTTCGTGCTCGCATTCGGGATTCTGATCATCTGGTATCTGCCGCATACCGATTCACGTCTTGCGGCATTCGTGCGGGCCGTGCCGAAAGCGTCCGCGGTCCTCGGCTTGCTGCTTAACCTGCTATTGCTCGCGAGTTGCCTGCTGCTGTTCAAATACTCCGGCTTGCTCGTCGACGCAGCGTCGATTTTCATCATTCTGTCTGCGGTGATGGGCTGCTTCTTTTCGACCGCATTGCTCGACCTGGGCGTGCAAACCAGGCGAGAAGCGAAACGCCGGCGAACCGGCGCTTCGCGATCTGCGGATCAGCTTCCGCGATAG
- a CDS encoding OmpA family protein, whose amino-acid sequence MRPAALRRRLTWCATCGTLAFVSACSSTPDKITLLPDPDGTVGSVIVRSGNKTQVIDKAYATAEVAKGGAIEQTATTPANVEARYGDVLAAQPPRPKTFTINFLFDSATELAPQSNATVQQLKAALATWPAPHLTVVGHTDLAGSQEYDDKLSLQRAQTVAKFLVKAGIPAKEIETAGRGKREPLVHTADGVPNQMNRRVVITIQ is encoded by the coding sequence TTGAGGCCCGCGGCACTGCGCCGAAGGCTCACCTGGTGCGCAACCTGCGGGACGCTGGCATTCGTTTCCGCATGCAGCTCGACGCCCGACAAGATCACCTTGCTGCCCGATCCGGACGGCACGGTCGGCAGCGTCATCGTGCGCAGCGGCAACAAGACGCAAGTCATCGACAAGGCTTACGCGACGGCCGAAGTCGCAAAAGGCGGCGCGATCGAGCAGACCGCGACCACTCCGGCCAATGTCGAAGCGCGCTATGGCGACGTGCTCGCCGCGCAGCCGCCGCGTCCGAAGACCTTCACGATCAACTTCCTGTTCGACTCGGCCACGGAACTCGCGCCGCAGTCCAATGCCACCGTCCAGCAACTGAAAGCAGCCCTCGCGACGTGGCCCGCGCCGCATCTCACCGTCGTGGGTCATACGGACCTGGCGGGCTCGCAGGAATACGACGACAAGCTGTCGCTGCAGCGCGCGCAGACCGTCGCGAAGTTCCTCGTCAAGGCGGGCATCCCGGCGAAAGAAATCGAAACGGCGGGACGCGGCAAGCGCGAGCCGCTCGTGCATACGGCGGATGGCGTCCCTAACCAGATGAATCGGCGCGTCGTCATTACAATCCAGTGA
- a CDS encoding FecR family protein, with the protein MQKHAVNYALVLACGCAAAIDTFGADSIGVVKTVKGSVHIERTAQSVDAAVGSEVFKSDRIVTGPASSVGITLRDNTLLSEGSSSVLELNQFAFDTTTHDGTLDATIRRGSLAVVDGKLAKAHPEAVRFSTPTTTLGVRGTEFIIEVGDGENGR; encoded by the coding sequence ATGCAAAAGCACGCCGTCAACTATGCACTGGTTCTCGCCTGCGGATGCGCAGCGGCGATCGACACATTCGGCGCGGATTCGATCGGCGTCGTCAAGACGGTCAAAGGCTCGGTTCATATCGAGCGCACAGCGCAAAGCGTGGACGCCGCCGTCGGCAGCGAGGTGTTCAAAAGCGACCGCATCGTGACGGGCCCCGCGTCTTCCGTCGGCATCACGCTGCGCGACAATACATTGCTTTCCGAGGGCTCCAGTTCGGTGCTGGAACTCAACCAGTTCGCCTTCGACACCACCACTCATGACGGCACGCTCGACGCGACGATCCGGCGCGGATCGCTCGCGGTCGTCGACGGCAAGCTGGCGAAGGCCCATCCGGAAGCGGTGCGTTTCAGCACGCCGACCACGACGCTCGGCGTGCGCGGCACCGAATTCATCATCGAGGTCGGCGACGGGGAGAACGGGCGTTGA
- a CDS encoding LysR family transcriptional regulator — MDTLTNMRIFARVAEEGSFTGAAQRMNVTVPAVSRAVSSLEAYLRTRLLNRSTRKVVLTEAGHRYLQRCEQILAFVDQAEAEAADAQVRPTGQLRVHATSSFGQTYVTPVIVRYRQRYPSVSIELTLSQHMPDIIDEGYDVSVQLSVDELPDSSLVAQRLGTVHSVLCAAPAYLREHGMPHNVHELTQHACFQFVSPVYPTDRWLLEGPDGIETVHLQAGGFRINSADGLAVALKEGIGIGAVPMSTAVSALRDGSLIRVLPDYHLQPLSAYALYTSRRYLDAKIKTFVEFLRDEIPQMLSASAANLHDMSLARADA; from the coding sequence GTGGATACTCTCACCAACATGCGGATCTTCGCTCGCGTAGCGGAGGAAGGCAGCTTTACGGGCGCTGCGCAGCGCATGAACGTCACGGTGCCCGCCGTATCGCGCGCCGTCTCTTCGCTCGAAGCCTATCTGCGCACGCGCCTGTTGAACCGCAGCACCCGCAAGGTCGTGCTGACGGAAGCGGGGCATCGTTACCTGCAGCGCTGCGAGCAGATTCTCGCCTTCGTCGATCAGGCCGAAGCCGAGGCCGCCGATGCGCAAGTCCGTCCCACCGGCCAGTTGCGCGTGCATGCGACGTCGAGCTTCGGTCAAACCTATGTCACGCCCGTTATCGTTCGCTACCGGCAGCGCTATCCGTCCGTCTCCATCGAGTTGACGCTGTCGCAGCATATGCCCGACATCATCGACGAAGGGTATGACGTGAGCGTCCAGTTGAGCGTCGACGAATTGCCCGATTCGAGCCTCGTCGCGCAGCGGCTCGGCACGGTGCATAGCGTGCTATGCGCAGCGCCCGCGTACTTGCGCGAGCACGGCATGCCGCACAACGTTCATGAACTGACGCAGCACGCATGCTTCCAGTTCGTCTCGCCCGTCTATCCCACCGACCGCTGGTTGCTCGAAGGACCGGACGGCATCGAGACCGTGCATCTGCAGGCCGGTGGTTTTCGCATCAACTCGGCGGACGGGCTTGCCGTCGCGTTGAAAGAAGGCATCGGTATCGGTGCGGTGCCGATGTCGACGGCCGTGTCGGCGCTGCGCGACGGATCGCTCATACGCGTGCTGCCCGACTACCACTTGCAGCCGCTCTCGGCTTACGCGCTTTACACGTCGCGCCGCTATCTCGACGCGAAGATCAAGACCTTCGTCGAGTTTCTAAGGGACGAGATTCCACAGATGCTCAGCGCGTCCGCGGCAAATCTCCACGACATGAGCCTGGCACGCGCGGATGCGTGA
- a CDS encoding MFS transporter — translation MSAAHTPFIARRFREDLFPWAIALATGLEYFDNTIFSFFTSTIAGGINASTDELVWSSSAYAVASVLAILQQQWWVERVGYRRYIGGCLLLFAAASAAAALSESSIELAFARGAQGYFIGPMMSACRILIQTNFPPQRRSSAVRAFLGMILLASALAPLVGGYLVASFDWRALFTCTTLAAVGLALLVLLVVPPAGKLHPEARGDAHFWPYIVFAFAQGALQIAMQQVRFELFFSSPMLVGLTVAGLLSLGWFAWHQWHQPAPLVRLHALRERTFQTGIALYVMFYYISNAMSYLVSRFLEGGLRYPVENAGRLVGLTSFGSLAVAFVYFRVSPLIKHKRWLIVPGFLIAALIGAWMASMPPDVSMPWLLPPLLLRGLLLVFIVLPVANLTFRLFSIEEYNHGYRFKNMVKQLTYSFSTATIIILEQHREAVHETRLTEFVNPFNPVFQNSFESLTRAFEGLGHTAGDAKGLALVEISRVVSQQASFLSSLDGFYFLIVIALCGGLFALYQRQID, via the coding sequence ATGTCAGCCGCACATACGCCGTTCATCGCCAGGCGGTTTCGCGAGGACCTCTTCCCGTGGGCCATCGCGCTCGCCACCGGCCTCGAGTATTTCGACAACACGATCTTCTCGTTCTTCACCAGCACTATCGCGGGCGGCATCAATGCATCGACGGATGAACTCGTGTGGTCGTCGAGCGCGTATGCCGTCGCTTCCGTGCTCGCCATTCTTCAGCAGCAGTGGTGGGTCGAGCGGGTCGGCTACCGGCGCTATATCGGCGGGTGCCTGTTGTTGTTCGCGGCGGCCTCGGCGGCGGCGGCGCTGAGCGAATCGTCGATCGAACTGGCTTTCGCGCGCGGCGCGCAGGGCTATTTCATCGGCCCGATGATGAGCGCGTGCCGCATTCTCATTCAGACGAACTTCCCGCCGCAGCGGCGCTCGTCGGCGGTGCGCGCGTTCCTCGGCATGATCCTGCTGGCGAGCGCGCTCGCGCCGCTCGTGGGCGGCTATCTGGTCGCTTCGTTCGACTGGCGCGCACTCTTCACCTGCACGACGCTCGCGGCCGTCGGCCTTGCGCTCCTCGTGCTGCTGGTCGTGCCGCCTGCGGGCAAGCTGCATCCCGAAGCGCGCGGCGATGCGCACTTCTGGCCGTATATCGTCTTTGCCTTCGCGCAGGGTGCGTTGCAGATCGCGATGCAACAGGTTCGATTCGAACTTTTCTTCAGTTCGCCCATGCTGGTTGGGCTGACGGTGGCGGGATTGCTGTCGCTCGGCTGGTTCGCGTGGCATCAATGGCATCAACCCGCACCCCTCGTGCGGCTTCACGCGTTGCGCGAACGGACGTTCCAGACGGGCATCGCGCTGTACGTGATGTTCTACTACATCAGCAATGCGATGAGCTATCTGGTCTCGCGCTTTCTCGAAGGCGGGCTTCGATATCCCGTCGAGAACGCGGGGCGGCTGGTCGGCCTCACGTCGTTTGGGTCGCTGGCCGTCGCGTTCGTCTATTTCCGCGTGTCGCCCCTCATCAAGCACAAGCGGTGGCTGATCGTCCCCGGCTTTCTGATCGCCGCGCTGATCGGTGCCTGGATGGCGAGCATGCCGCCCGACGTCAGCATGCCGTGGCTCTTGCCGCCGCTTCTGCTGCGCGGCCTGCTGCTCGTGTTCATCGTATTGCCCGTCGCCAATCTCACGTTCCGCCTCTTCTCGATCGAAGAGTACAACCACGGTTACCGCTTCAAGAACATGGTCAAGCAACTGACCTACTCGTTCTCGACAGCGACGATCATCATTCTCGAACAGCACCGTGAGGCCGTGCATGAGACACGCCTGACCGAGTTCGTGAATCCGTTCAATCCGGTGTTCCAGAACTCCTTCGAGAGCCTGACGCGCGCATTCGAAGGGCTGGGTCATACGGCGGGCGACGCGAAGGGCCTGGCGCTCGTGGAGATCAGCCGCGTCGTCTCGCAACAGGCGAGCTTTCTGAGTTCATTGGACGGCTTTTACTTCCTTATCGTCATCGCCCTTTGCGGCGGCCTCTTTGCGCTCTACCAGCGGCAAATCGATTGA
- the nudC gene encoding NAD(+) diphosphatase, with protein sequence MIVPSASIGFNLNLLDRRSEQRDDEAFIASLHDAPAARFLVFDGDVPLLKRGDTHDAWFVASEAAAFGEPLQRVFLGQDSDGSGRFALGFASGLAQDEGQSQEKLHDRIDLRSIALQGLVAQEMLGVLGQAKSMFDWHRRHRFCANCGAPSRATTAGWQRTCDTCGTRHFPRVDPVVIMLTIDGERCLLGRQRQFAPGMYSALAGFVEPGETVEDAVRREVHEEAHVTCAEVVYFASQPWPFPSSLMIGCFARASSKDIVIDTNELEDARWFTRAEVAAMLAGTHADNLSAPKPFAIAHHLLRAYVEHGEAVLRG encoded by the coding sequence ATGATCGTCCCTTCCGCTTCCATCGGCTTCAATCTCAACCTGCTCGACCGCCGCTCCGAACAACGCGACGACGAGGCCTTCATAGCCAGCCTGCACGACGCTCCCGCCGCGCGCTTTCTCGTCTTCGATGGCGATGTTCCCTTGCTCAAGCGCGGCGACACCCACGACGCATGGTTCGTCGCAAGCGAGGCAGCCGCGTTCGGCGAGCCGCTGCAACGCGTGTTTCTCGGCCAGGACAGCGACGGCAGCGGACGTTTCGCGCTCGGTTTCGCATCCGGTCTCGCGCAAGACGAAGGGCAATCGCAAGAAAAATTACACGACCGCATCGATCTGCGCTCGATCGCTTTGCAGGGCCTCGTCGCGCAAGAAATGCTCGGCGTGCTTGGCCAGGCCAAATCGATGTTCGACTGGCATCGCCGCCATCGTTTCTGCGCGAACTGCGGCGCGCCGAGCCGCGCGACGACGGCCGGCTGGCAACGCACCTGCGATACATGCGGCACGCGCCATTTTCCGCGCGTGGACCCCGTCGTCATCATGCTGACCATCGACGGCGAGCGCTGCCTGCTCGGGCGCCAGCGTCAGTTCGCGCCGGGCATGTACTCGGCGCTCGCGGGTTTCGTCGAACCGGGCGAAACCGTCGAAGACGCAGTGCGCCGCGAAGTGCATGAGGAAGCCCACGTGACATGCGCGGAAGTCGTCTACTTCGCGTCGCAACCGTGGCCGTTTCCTTCGTCGCTGATGATCGGCTGCTTCGCACGCGCCAGCAGCAAAGACATCGTCATCGACACCAACGAACTCGAAGACGCGCGCTGGTTCACGCGCGCCGAAGTCGCCGCGATGCTCGCGGGTACGCATGCGGACAACCTGTCGGCGCCGAAGCCGTTCGCGATTGCGCATCATCTGCTGCGCGCGTATGTCGAACACGGCGAAGCTGTGCTGCGCGGTTGA